A single genomic interval of Shewanella halotolerans harbors:
- the gcvP gene encoding aminomethyl-transferring glycine dehydrogenase produces the protein MTTETLTQLEQHELFIRRHIGPDSADQQEMLNFVGAESLEDLTQQIVPESIRLGRDLAVGSACGEAEGLASIRKYADKNKVFKSYIGMGYYGTIVPSVIQRNVFENPGWYTAYTPYQPEIAQGRLEAILNFQQLSMDLTGLDLASASLLDEATAAAEAMALAKRVSKAKKANIFFIADDVFPQTIDVVKTRAECFGFEIVVGPASEAVNYELFGALFQYTNHYGQITDFTELFAALQEKKAVVTVAADIMSLVSLKSPGAMGADVVFGSAQRFGVPMGFGGPHAAFFVTRDQHKRSLPGRIIGVSQDTRGNRALRMAMQTREQHIRREKANSNICTAQVLLANMASFYAVFHGPQGLKIIADRIHRLADIFAAGLKAKGVELVNNTWFDTVSFKVADSAAVQARAIAGEVNLRIDSDGILGVAMAETTTREDVAQLFDIVLGEGHGLDVAAIDADIIANGSNSIPAELVRQDAILEHPTFNRYHSETEMMRYIKRLENKDLALNHSMISLGSCTMKLNAATEMMPVSWPEFGNMHPFCPQDQAQGYAELIEELSNWLVDITGYDAMCMQPNSGASGEYAGLLAIKKYHESRGEGHRNVCLIPQSAHGTNPASAQLAGMKIVVTACDKQGNVDMEDLKAKAAEVAENLSCIMVTYPSTHGVYEETISEICEVIHQHGGQVYLDGANMNAQVGLTSPGSIGADVSHLNLHKTFAIPHGGGGPGMGPIGVKAHLAPFVAGHAVVKHGRESDNNGAVSAAPYGSASILPITWMYIKLLGYQGLRQSTQMALLNANYVMKKLSAHYPVLYTGRNDRVAHECIIDLRPLKEASGVTEMDIAKRLNDYGFHAPTMSFPVAGTLMIEPTESESKAELDRFIEAMVAIRGEIAKVEAGEWPADNNPLHNAPHTMADIMDSEFDSRPYSRETAVFPTAAVKANKFWPTVNRIDDVYGDRNLMCSCAPIDDYK, from the coding sequence ATGACCACTGAAACCCTCACTCAGTTAGAGCAGCACGAACTATTTATCCGTCGTCATATCGGCCCGGACAGCGCAGATCAGCAAGAGATGCTGAACTTCGTTGGTGCAGAATCTTTAGAAGATTTGACACAGCAGATAGTCCCTGAGTCGATTCGTCTTGGACGCGATCTTGCCGTTGGCAGCGCCTGTGGCGAAGCCGAAGGCCTTGCCTCAATTCGCAAGTACGCGGATAAGAACAAGGTGTTCAAGAGCTACATCGGCATGGGTTACTACGGCACTATCGTGCCAAGCGTGATTCAGCGTAACGTATTCGAAAATCCAGGTTGGTACACGGCGTATACCCCATACCAGCCTGAGATCGCCCAGGGCCGTCTGGAAGCCATCCTTAACTTCCAACAGCTGTCGATGGATCTTACCGGTCTTGACCTGGCGTCAGCCTCTTTGCTGGACGAAGCCACCGCAGCCGCCGAAGCCATGGCGCTGGCCAAGCGTGTCTCTAAGGCGAAGAAAGCCAACATCTTCTTCATCGCCGACGATGTGTTCCCACAGACTATCGACGTGGTGAAGACCCGCGCCGAATGTTTCGGTTTCGAAATCGTGGTTGGCCCAGCCAGCGAAGCGGTTAACTATGAGCTGTTTGGTGCCTTGTTCCAATACACCAACCACTATGGTCAAATCACAGACTTCACCGAGCTGTTTGCCGCGCTGCAAGAGAAGAAAGCCGTCGTGACCGTTGCCGCCGACATCATGTCGCTGGTATCGCTCAAGTCGCCTGGTGCTATGGGTGCCGACGTTGTCTTCGGTAGCGCCCAGCGTTTCGGCGTACCAATGGGCTTTGGTGGTCCACACGCCGCCTTCTTCGTGACTCGCGACCAACACAAGCGTTCACTGCCAGGCCGTATTATCGGTGTGTCTCAAGATACCCGTGGCAACCGTGCCCTGCGTATGGCGATGCAGACCCGTGAGCAGCATATCCGCCGCGAAAAGGCTAACTCAAACATCTGTACCGCACAGGTGCTGCTAGCCAACATGGCCTCTTTCTACGCCGTATTCCATGGCCCACAAGGCCTGAAGATCATCGCCGACCGTATCCACCGTCTGGCCGATATCTTTGCCGCTGGCTTGAAAGCGAAAGGCGTTGAGCTGGTAAACAATACTTGGTTCGATACCGTTTCCTTCAAGGTTGCCGACAGCGCCGCCGTGCAGGCTCGCGCCATCGCCGGTGAAGTTAACCTGCGTATCGACAGCGACGGCATCCTAGGTGTCGCCATGGCTGAAACTACAACTCGTGAAGATGTGGCGCAGCTGTTTGATATCGTTCTGGGCGAAGGTCATGGCCTAGATGTGGCAGCAATCGATGCCGACATCATCGCTAATGGCAGCAACTCAATTCCAGCCGAGCTGGTACGTCAAGACGCTATCCTTGAGCATCCAACGTTCAATCGCTATCACAGCGAAACTGAGATGATGCGTTACATCAAGCGTCTGGAAAACAAAGATTTAGCACTGAACCACTCGATGATCTCACTGGGTTCTTGCACCATGAAGCTGAACGCGGCAACCGAGATGATGCCGGTGAGCTGGCCAGAATTTGGCAACATGCATCCTTTCTGCCCGCAAGATCAAGCCCAGGGTTATGCCGAGCTTATCGAAGAGCTGTCAAATTGGTTGGTCGACATCACTGGTTATGATGCCATGTGCATGCAGCCTAACTCGGGTGCATCGGGTGAATACGCCGGCCTGCTGGCTATCAAGAAGTACCACGAGTCTCGCGGCGAAGGCCACAGAAACGTCTGTCTGATCCCTCAGTCTGCCCACGGTACTAACCCGGCTTCTGCCCAGCTTGCTGGCATGAAGATTGTGGTTACCGCCTGTGACAAGCAGGGTAACGTGGACATGGAAGATCTTAAGGCCAAGGCTGCCGAAGTGGCCGAAAACCTCTCTTGCATCATGGTCACCTACCCATCGACTCACGGTGTGTACGAAGAGACCATCAGCGAGATCTGCGAAGTGATCCATCAGCACGGCGGTCAGGTATACCTGGACGGCGCCAACATGAACGCTCAGGTAGGTCTGACTTCACCTGGCTCAATCGGCGCAGACGTGTCGCACCTTAACCTGCACAAAACCTTCGCTATTCCACACGGCGGCGGCGGACCAGGTATGGGCCCTATCGGCGTTAAAGCACACCTTGCGCCATTCGTTGCCGGTCACGCCGTGGTTAAACATGGTCGTGAGTCAGACAACAATGGTGCGGTATCGGCAGCGCCATACGGCAGCGCCAGCATCCTGCCTATCACCTGGATGTACATCAAGCTACTGGGTTACCAGGGCTTGAGACAATCTACTCAGATGGCACTGCTAAACGCTAACTATGTGATGAAGAAGCTGTCTGCCCATTACCCTGTGCTCTACACAGGCCGTAATGACCGCGTAGCGCACGAGTGCATCATCGACCTGCGTCCGCTTAAAGAAGCCTCTGGCGTTACCGAGATGGATATTGCTAAGCGTCTGAACGACTACGGTTTCCACGCACCGACCATGAGCTTCCCGGTTGCCGGTACCCTGATGATCGAGCCGACAGAGTCTGAGTCTAAGGCCGAGCTGGATCGCTTCATCGAAGCCATGGTTGCGATTCGCGGCGAGATCGCCAAGGTTGAAGCCGGTGAGTGGCCAGCGGATAACAACCCGCTGCACAACGCACCGCACACCATGGCCGATATCATGGACAGCGAGTTCGACTCACGTCCATACAGCCGTGAAACGGCCGTGTTCCCAACGGCTGCGGTTAAGGCTAACAAGTTCTGGCCGACTGTGAATCGTATTGATGACGTGTATGGTGACCGTAATCTAATGTGCTCGTGTGCACCGATTGACGATTACAAATAA
- a CDS encoding ATP-dependent nuclease — MIKDVKLKFGRAEGLAPESIKAMPITVFVGPNNSGKSKILTEIQQFCASGNRNANNLLIESIELSPVPEEILDKKIEGVTLKPNPGEALHPDHIFVGKGPTRHQVNQTAFKQALKTPNAQPIHTCQWYLAYNTLILNGNNRINLVNQQAAGNLQNPAHTSFQVLFRDDAKRKEVRRIIHEAFGQYLVIDPTNLGQLNLRLSKVPPQDDMQERGIHAEAVEFHANAMPIAQASDGVKAFTGMVTEMIAGDPSVLLMDEPEAFLHPSLSFKLGKEVSGIMSDSDKRLFVATHSPNFVMGCIQSGAPVNIVRLTYRNEVATARVLPNEDILKLMRNPLLRSTGVLSGLFYEFVIVTESDADRAFYQEINDRLLKHSDGRGIPNCLFLHAQNKQTVKTIIKPLRELGIPVAGIVDIDVLKDGGAVWSSFLDSGSIPELEREPLASLRLALKRKFEEAGKNMKRDGGIQVLAEGDQEALQNFFTKLSDYGLFVVPNGELESWLKELDASGHGPSWLVEIFEKMGEDPSSADYLKPTDGDVWGFIDSISSWFFDPRRKGIPK, encoded by the coding sequence ATGATTAAAGATGTAAAATTGAAGTTTGGCAGAGCAGAAGGATTAGCCCCTGAATCCATCAAGGCAATGCCAATCACGGTATTTGTTGGCCCAAACAATTCGGGAAAGAGCAAAATTCTTACTGAGATCCAGCAGTTTTGCGCAAGCGGAAACCGCAATGCTAATAATCTGCTCATAGAGTCTATTGAGCTATCACCCGTCCCTGAAGAAATACTGGATAAAAAGATAGAGGGCGTAACGCTTAAGCCAAACCCCGGAGAGGCTCTGCACCCAGATCACATATTTGTCGGCAAAGGGCCGACAAGGCACCAAGTGAACCAGACAGCTTTTAAGCAAGCTCTGAAAACCCCAAACGCACAACCAATACATACTTGTCAGTGGTATTTGGCATACAACACATTAATATTGAATGGTAACAACAGAATAAATCTTGTCAACCAACAAGCTGCTGGCAACTTACAAAATCCTGCACACACGAGCTTTCAGGTTCTTTTTCGTGATGATGCTAAAAGAAAAGAAGTTCGAAGAATTATTCATGAGGCTTTCGGCCAATACTTGGTTATTGATCCAACGAATTTAGGTCAATTAAACCTTAGGTTGTCAAAAGTACCGCCGCAAGATGATATGCAGGAACGAGGTATTCATGCTGAAGCAGTAGAATTTCATGCTAATGCGATGCCAATTGCTCAAGCAAGTGATGGCGTAAAAGCCTTTACAGGCATGGTGACTGAAATGATAGCAGGTGACCCTTCTGTATTACTTATGGATGAGCCAGAAGCATTCCTTCACCCGTCACTGTCATTCAAGCTGGGCAAGGAAGTCTCAGGAATCATGTCTGATTCTGATAAGCGGCTTTTCGTAGCTACTCATAGCCCCAATTTCGTTATGGGCTGTATTCAGTCAGGTGCACCAGTAAATATTGTTAGGTTAACTTACAGGAATGAAGTTGCTACTGCGCGCGTGCTTCCTAATGAGGATATTCTGAAGTTAATGAGAAATCCGCTTCTTCGCTCCACGGGTGTTTTAAGTGGTTTGTTTTACGAATTTGTAATAGTAACAGAGTCTGATGCTGATAGAGCTTTTTATCAGGAGATTAACGACCGGCTTTTAAAGCATTCAGATGGTCGTGGAATACCAAACTGTTTATTTCTTCATGCTCAGAATAAACAAACAGTTAAAACTATTATTAAGCCACTGCGAGAATTAGGAATACCTGTGGCGGGGATTGTAGATATAGATGTTTTGAAAGACGGAGGGGCAGTTTGGTCCAGCTTTCTTGACAGTGGTTCAATCCCTGAATTAGAAAGAGAACCATTAGCCTCGTTGCGATTGGCACTAAAGCGAAAATTTGAAGAAGCAGGGAAAAACATGAAGCGCGATGGAGGGATTCAAGTGCTTGCTGAAGGAGACCAAGAAGCTCTCCAAAACTTTTTTACCAAGCTTTCAGACTACGGTCTGTTTGTTGTCCCTAATGGTGAACTAGAGTCTTGGCTTAAAGAACTAGATGCATCAGGCCATGGCCCTAGTTGGCTTGTGGAAATTTTTGAAAAAATGGGTGAAGACCCGAGTTCAGCGGATTACTTGAAGCCTACCGATGGTGATGTATGGGGTTTCATTGATAGTATTTCGAGCTGGTTCTTTGATCCAAGAAGAAAGGGAATCCCGAAATAG
- the mukB gene encoding chromosome partition protein MukB, whose product MMRNYPYIKSLSLVGVNGVSARTLDLVNPHEHQTGRQYGTVVSLLGKNGSGKTTLLGTFMLALLPDIRSVSLGTSDNFTQTQKMQDAEMFERLGNPSLIGLEVVSRAGERALFIVRSERETGSRLKFDTFRVGLSDSLAPLDFLIVRNGNMVTPRTIDGIRDIAAEHGCRLQSFDKIDKYMLALFNDGILPRTFSRSNERYQLGQIFHSAMSGKRDQAIGRDLADFLMTHSRTNIKSVVDVLSGTMRKLRQTRDDLAHNSRDYAFFKELLEKSFTVSAKAWAQAEYNFSRADKEATSCRQDVSECKVSIEKSDQDLTECRSKLDTSVENRTSLEQESEQLKPRLASAVEGEIFYKQGKQASVSLLKKEAQLYESLSLSQLADEGADASRNKVEQANQDILDIQAQLADVQERFILLEKKAGQYRNAKSLLDSVKSWCGDSFELAKLKGMIEEYTAQSKQLALEADQLGNKLNSAENINEIHAKAASLIRRAGDSIDPNDAKNWFISTELRLEEERPLAVSLEQLRNGLSALKRNHRTVNRMLDRFKQAKLPRMPSNESEYQQLTEDRGEALESAKEVKASVDARYEDERHIQEELKIEVSRLKSLRTEWQNYQPAVARLYECFPDTQFTAEMLDELIKNTQRELRLLRENNSRIESNIFSLKERIGSLSNRETGSLETLQRLASDVGGVAVADLYSDIPLEEAGFTEAALGQLMCAIVVNDPSDAARTLLAEYGDNWPLPDVILMTVKNHSPDQLRSGGYDADLFFKDLSQEFVGADLELNDDENDVPWVVLSEPFGGIRVSGVPTEPVLGKEARDKLIADLQIELNSKQTLFDSNDENISLLQSGLEQANRINVNPSLAFAVEPNVELKKQELQQQGNKVADLYSQTLQATNRVKTLELQCSLLEQHADSSDLLDVDFDKEIMEAEEQIIRSEKAKKYVDRYGGTFSQIKQQYPKIREDYQSDIDTLKRQHQLAEQDLSNTNNRKRDLTSLNQVANHLADDYEQAQNDLAKEDGNVSSLRERHKQKRVMLDELKVQLRESEDKARKNKEVHLKLQSEYSVLEEQVAESKRSLSKLTYPYSEGLEKQLSLDSETISKRLRAAQAQCESLQLKQVSLTEHHNTLLKQVESLQSTSVIAEEARENANGIKQKVLDALPVGATKHKLEQEMDVYFKLMHEGEAVQYTNGIYAISGLVNRYGLSRDDEFSQKINSFNLEGGTTLPSLCQLHSDAISLFRRQARGDIIRSSEPTEMLTQLDSACSLARRTLESAEEQFLTDRNELGNAIARRVQDEQKAIRRLSAEMIGISFGQVAAIRLVPKSVPHFEATLKALRGSDDVMDDLFNNAEDVEEALATLYQKTTGGRIEGEKLLDHKNYINVVTEIQRVGSEEFELLDDKTLSTGERIGSGLVVLIAILKNWGRVSHEKQPFLIPLVMDEASRLDSDAQRTVHQLAVKTGSQIVIAAPESQGKISGVGYQLVRSASKAGNKESRVIISGIRDADSLGIDEEAFIDSVVSGAAH is encoded by the coding sequence ATGATGCGTAATTACCCATACATAAAGAGCCTGTCGCTTGTGGGCGTCAACGGAGTCTCTGCCAGAACCCTCGATTTAGTTAATCCTCATGAACATCAGACTGGTAGGCAATATGGCACCGTGGTTAGCCTTTTAGGCAAAAATGGTTCAGGGAAAACTACGCTACTTGGGACCTTTATGTTGGCTCTCTTACCCGATATTCGCTCGGTCAGTTTGGGAACATCGGATAATTTTACTCAGACGCAGAAGATGCAGGACGCAGAAATGTTTGAGCGCTTGGGTAATCCGTCTCTTATTGGGTTAGAGGTTGTATCTCGTGCTGGTGAAAGAGCGCTGTTTATTGTTCGCTCTGAGCGAGAGACGGGGTCCCGCTTGAAGTTTGACACGTTCAGGGTTGGGTTGTCCGATAGTTTAGCACCACTTGATTTTCTTATCGTTCGTAACGGCAACATGGTTACGCCCAGAACTATAGATGGTATTCGAGATATAGCTGCCGAGCATGGCTGCCGACTACAAAGCTTCGACAAGATTGATAAATACATGCTGGCGTTGTTTAACGATGGTATTTTGCCCAGAACATTCAGCCGTTCTAATGAGCGTTACCAATTAGGTCAGATTTTTCACAGCGCCATGTCAGGAAAAAGAGATCAAGCTATCGGCCGAGATCTAGCTGATTTCCTAATGACGCACTCAAGGACAAATATTAAAAGTGTGGTCGATGTGTTGTCTGGAACAATGCGAAAGCTTAGGCAGACAAGAGATGATCTGGCGCACAACTCCAGAGACTATGCGTTTTTCAAGGAGTTGTTAGAGAAGTCCTTCACTGTATCAGCTAAAGCATGGGCTCAAGCCGAGTACAATTTTTCTCGAGCAGATAAAGAAGCTACATCCTGCCGACAAGATGTTTCAGAGTGCAAAGTTTCTATTGAGAAGAGTGACCAGGATCTTACGGAGTGTCGTTCGAAACTAGACACAAGCGTTGAGAATAGAACATCACTCGAGCAGGAAAGTGAGCAGCTAAAGCCAAGACTTGCTTCTGCTGTTGAGGGCGAAATCTTCTACAAGCAGGGTAAACAAGCCTCTGTGAGTCTATTAAAGAAGGAAGCTCAACTTTACGAGAGTTTGAGTTTGTCCCAGTTGGCTGACGAAGGCGCTGACGCGTCGCGCAACAAAGTTGAACAAGCTAATCAAGATATCTTGGATATCCAAGCACAGCTCGCAGATGTGCAAGAACGTTTTATCCTTCTTGAGAAAAAGGCGGGGCAATACCGAAATGCGAAGTCGTTATTAGATAGCGTCAAGAGCTGGTGTGGCGATAGCTTTGAACTAGCGAAGCTTAAGGGCATGATTGAAGAATACACTGCACAATCCAAACAGCTAGCGTTAGAGGCGGACCAGCTGGGAAACAAGCTCAATAGTGCAGAGAATATCAACGAAATTCATGCTAAAGCTGCATCATTGATTCGACGCGCTGGCGATAGCATTGACCCAAACGACGCAAAGAATTGGTTTATCTCTACAGAGCTTAGACTCGAAGAGGAACGCCCGCTAGCCGTTAGCCTTGAACAGCTGAGAAATGGATTGAGTGCGTTGAAAAGGAATCATCGTACTGTGAACCGCATGCTTGATCGCTTTAAGCAAGCAAAGTTACCACGCATGCCTTCCAATGAATCTGAGTACCAACAGCTTACGGAAGACAGAGGAGAAGCTCTTGAGTCGGCGAAGGAGGTGAAAGCGAGTGTCGATGCTAGGTATGAGGACGAGCGACATATCCAGGAAGAGCTAAAGATCGAGGTTTCACGTCTCAAATCGCTGCGAACAGAGTGGCAAAATTATCAACCTGCGGTTGCACGTTTATATGAATGCTTCCCTGATACTCAATTCACGGCAGAAATGTTAGATGAGTTGATTAAAAACACGCAGAGAGAACTCAGGTTATTACGAGAGAATAACTCCCGAATAGAGAGCAATATATTTTCTTTGAAAGAGAGGATCGGTTCACTCAGCAACAGGGAAACTGGGTCATTGGAAACCCTCCAACGTTTAGCCAGCGATGTTGGCGGAGTGGCCGTAGCGGACTTGTATAGCGATATACCGTTAGAAGAAGCTGGATTCACCGAAGCGGCTTTAGGTCAGCTTATGTGCGCTATCGTAGTGAATGACCCGAGCGATGCGGCTAGAACGCTATTAGCTGAATATGGTGATAACTGGCCATTACCTGACGTGATCTTAATGACTGTAAAAAACCACAGTCCTGATCAACTACGGAGTGGTGGCTATGACGCGGACCTGTTTTTTAAAGATCTTAGTCAAGAGTTTGTAGGTGCTGATCTAGAGCTTAATGACGACGAAAATGATGTTCCTTGGGTAGTTCTCAGTGAACCCTTTGGCGGTATACGTGTTAGCGGGGTGCCTACTGAACCAGTTTTGGGTAAAGAGGCTCGGGATAAGCTGATAGCAGATCTACAAATTGAGTTAAATTCAAAGCAAACTTTGTTTGACAGTAACGATGAGAATATATCGCTGCTGCAAAGTGGCCTAGAGCAAGCCAATCGAATCAACGTTAATCCCTCATTGGCTTTCGCTGTTGAGCCTAATGTTGAGCTCAAAAAACAGGAATTACAACAACAAGGTAATAAGGTAGCTGACCTGTACTCTCAAACGTTGCAAGCGACCAATCGCGTAAAAACCTTAGAACTACAATGCAGTTTGCTTGAACAGCATGCGGATTCAAGTGATTTGCTAGACGTTGACTTCGACAAGGAGATTATGGAAGCAGAGGAACAAATCATACGTTCTGAAAAGGCTAAAAAGTATGTCGATAGGTACGGCGGTACCTTCTCGCAGATAAAGCAGCAATACCCAAAGATTCGAGAAGATTATCAATCTGACATAGACACGCTAAAGCGACAACATCAACTCGCTGAACAAGATCTTAGCAATACCAACAACCGCAAGCGCGATTTAACCTCGCTTAACCAAGTGGCGAATCATCTCGCTGACGATTACGAGCAAGCACAAAACGATCTTGCGAAAGAAGATGGAAACGTAAGTTCATTGCGTGAGAGGCACAAACAGAAACGTGTCATGCTCGATGAGTTGAAGGTTCAGTTGAGAGAAAGCGAAGATAAAGCACGCAAAAACAAAGAGGTACATCTTAAGCTTCAATCGGAATATTCTGTGTTAGAAGAGCAGGTTGCGGAATCAAAACGTAGTTTGTCAAAGCTGACTTACCCTTATAGCGAAGGACTGGAAAAACAACTTTCACTCGATAGCGAAACGATATCTAAACGATTGAGAGCGGCTCAAGCTCAATGTGAATCACTCCAACTTAAGCAAGTATCATTAACCGAACACCATAACACCCTGCTCAAGCAAGTAGAATCCCTACAGAGTACATCAGTGATTGCAGAAGAGGCGCGTGAAAATGCAAATGGCATAAAGCAAAAGGTGCTGGATGCTCTGCCTGTCGGAGCCACAAAACATAAGCTAGAGCAAGAAATGGACGTCTATTTTAAACTGATGCATGAAGGTGAGGCTGTCCAATACACTAATGGGATTTACGCAATATCTGGATTGGTCAATCGCTATGGTTTGAGTCGAGATGATGAGTTCTCCCAAAAAATAAATAGTTTTAATCTAGAGGGAGGGACCACCCTGCCTAGTCTTTGCCAGCTGCATAGTGACGCTATTTCTTTGTTTCGTCGGCAAGCCCGAGGGGACATTATTCGTAGTTCCGAGCCGACAGAGATGCTTACACAATTGGATAGTGCGTGTAGTCTCGCTAGGAGAACACTTGAAAGCGCCGAAGAGCAATTTCTCACAGATAGAAATGAACTAGGAAATGCCATTGCCCGTCGTGTACAGGATGAGCAGAAAGCCATAAGAAGGCTAAGTGCTGAAATGATAGGAATAAGCTTTGGGCAAGTCGCGGCTATTCGTCTAGTACCTAAAAGCGTCCCTCATTTCGAAGCTACTTTGAAGGCTTTGAGAGGAAGCGACGATGTCATGGACGATCTCTTCAATAATGCTGAAGATGTAGAAGAAGCGCTCGCAACACTATATCAAAAAACCACTGGTGGCCGGATCGAGGGAGAAAAGCTGCTTGACCATAAGAACTACATCAATGTGGTAACAGAAATCCAGAGAGTTGGTAGTGAAGAGTTTGAGTTATTGGATGACAAAACACTTTCAACAGGAGAGCGAATTGGCTCTGGATTGGTAGTCTTAATAGCAATTCTAAAAAACTGGGGACGGGTCTCACATGAAAAACAACCTTTCTTAATCCCGTTAGTAATGGATGAAGCATCACGTTTGGACTCCGATGCTCAGAGAACGGTGCACCAGTTGGCGGTAAAGACCGGAAGTCAGATTGTAATTGCCGCACCTGAGTCGCAAGGAAAGATATCAGGTGTTGGCTATCAACTTGTCAGAAGTGCTTCTAAAGCAGGTAACAAAGAGAGTCGTGTAATCATTAGTGGGATCCGGGATGCTGACAGTTTAGGGATTGATGAAGAAGCATTTATCGATTCGGTTGTGAGTGGGGCGGCGCATTGA
- a CDS encoding chromosome partition protein MukE, translating into MTDHLFTHAQDSKKQYLTLDDVIDDPLFADVDYRLRGGVNITSEDDRLHTFLGETESVLRKFYGKLHLALEVTPEKVYYLRPQRRSNVPTTRLNQLEMVMGLTIVAMQWEKNATDFEWIPVDFLIERLKSQLSDERFAELYRRKPGIQTDHDVGRVREETLKRLSRLSRLSFIRLNRDEQTFWATNAIYRFIEPLKGLSSEDELPGRISSLIQEGFLTDSPSPREELRDTPRTESEHWSSEGLTIEGDTRDMFDAEEYDA; encoded by the coding sequence ATGACTGATCATCTATTTACACACGCTCAAGACTCAAAGAAACAGTACCTTACACTAGATGATGTAATTGATGACCCCCTATTCGCGGATGTAGATTATCGCCTTAGGGGCGGGGTAAACATTACTAGTGAAGATGACCGGTTACACACCTTTCTAGGAGAGACGGAGAGTGTGCTTCGCAAGTTTTACGGCAAGTTACACCTGGCTCTAGAAGTCACGCCTGAGAAAGTTTATTACCTAAGGCCACAGCGTCGTTCAAATGTTCCTACGACCCGATTGAACCAATTAGAAATGGTTATGGGTCTAACGATAGTTGCAATGCAATGGGAAAAAAATGCGACTGATTTCGAATGGATCCCCGTTGATTTTCTTATTGAACGATTGAAGTCTCAGCTGTCGGACGAACGGTTCGCTGAGTTGTATCGCCGTAAGCCGGGCATTCAGACAGACCATGATGTAGGGCGTGTGAGAGAGGAAACGTTGAAGAGACTCTCTAGGCTGTCACGTCTGAGTTTTATTAGGCTCAACAGAGATGAGCAGACTTTCTGGGCAACTAATGCGATCTACAGGTTTATCGAACCTTTGAAAGGCTTGAGCAGTGAAGACGAGTTGCCAGGCCGCATAAGTTCATTAATCCAAGAGGGTTTTCTCACCGACTCTCCTTCGCCCAGAGAAGAGTTAAGAGACACGCCAAGAACAGAGTCTGAACATTGGTCATCAGAAGGCCTAACTATCGAAGGTGATACTCGCGATATGTTTGATGCGGAGGAATATGATGCGTAA
- a CDS encoding helix-turn-helix transcriptional regulator: MVTADVKWEQLLRFRLIEIVALWEGRLTTNHLCNSFNIGRQQASRDIANYQKLFEIPPLVHDRGIKGYRPTNDFKPRFTQGTPNEYLSLLNKYTNENIDGFDLQGLGQANSIVLSVPDRHVAPIIVRRLLQAAREQRCVDVDYVSLEHPSERGRNIAPHTLVFDGFRWHVRAYCEEKKGFRDFVLSRFRNEPEILDKSSLTKEDDDDWNIEETFEITTNPFLTQEQQLVVKADYGMLEAQFFVSCRRALIKYYVKRLNICLDTKKLKSSPQANQLTVAQPHSLKRWIL, translated from the coding sequence ATGGTTACCGCTGACGTTAAATGGGAGCAGCTTCTTAGATTTCGACTCATTGAAATCGTTGCCCTTTGGGAAGGCAGGCTCACAACCAATCATCTTTGCAATTCATTCAACATCGGACGGCAGCAAGCATCGAGAGACATTGCTAACTATCAGAAGCTTTTCGAAATACCTCCGCTTGTTCATGACCGGGGGATTAAAGGGTATAGACCCACTAATGACTTTAAACCACGTTTTACGCAGGGAACGCCAAACGAGTACCTGTCTCTATTAAACAAATACACTAACGAAAATATTGATGGTTTTGACCTTCAAGGGCTGGGGCAAGCAAACTCGATCGTGCTCAGTGTACCTGACCGCCATGTTGCACCAATTATCGTTAGGCGTTTGCTTCAAGCAGCAAGAGAGCAGCGATGTGTTGATGTTGACTATGTTTCGTTAGAGCACCCTTCTGAGCGAGGAAGAAACATTGCACCGCACACCCTTGTTTTCGATGGTTTTAGATGGCACGTACGAGCTTACTGTGAAGAGAAGAAGGGATTTCGAGACTTTGTTCTAAGCCGATTCAGGAATGAACCTGAAATCCTCGATAAGTCTTCTTTGACCAAAGAAGATGATGACGATTGGAACATCGAAGAAACCTTCGAAATCACAACGAACCCCTTTCTTACTCAAGAACAGCAACTGGTTGTAAAAGCAGACTATGGGATGCTTGAAGCACAGTTTTTCGTATCTTGCAGAAGAGCTTTGATTAAGTATTACGTAAAACGCCTAAACATATGCCTTGACACAAAAAAGCTGAAATCTTCACCTCAAGCTAACCAGCTCACGGTCGCTCAGCCACATAGTTTAAAAAGGTGGATCTTGTGA